In a genomic window of Leisingera caerulea DSM 24564:
- a CDS encoding thymidine phosphorylase family protein, whose product MTRDRHCLPLVRAEIDTYSQPVVFMHLDCHVCRAEGFRALTRVRIDCGGRSVIASLNVVTGAGWLGPEAAALSDAAWAALRPRLGDMGQFSHPELPEAASLIRAKVYGERLHQAQFATIIKDAMAHRLSDLDLAAFVTACAGEHLSTCETIALTRAMQEAGRSLEWGEGPVLDKHCVGGLPGNRTTPIVVAIVAAAGLVIPKTSSRAITSPSGTADTMEVMAPVALDTAAMSKVVEAQGGCIVWGGALGLSPADDILIRIERPLDFDSDGQLVASILSKKAAAGSDRVVIDIPVGPTAKVRSENAAEALSARLRATARAIGLDLAIHVSDGSQPVGCGIGPALEAMDVLKVLRRTPDAPGDLRERALVLAGLLLEMSGETAGVERARVLLDSGAAEHRFMAICAAQGGFAEPAKAPYRIPFVAPCDGVITAIDNRLIARVAKLAGAPQQARAGVLLMARPGTLVQLGQPLFEIWAETPGELAYASDFSSAQKEIFRIEVPK is encoded by the coding sequence ATGACGCGTGATAGACATTGCCTTCCGCTAGTACGGGCGGAAATAGACACTTACAGCCAGCCTGTCGTCTTCATGCATCTGGACTGCCATGTTTGCCGCGCCGAAGGATTTCGTGCGCTGACCCGGGTGCGGATCGACTGCGGCGGACGGTCGGTGATCGCATCGCTGAACGTTGTCACCGGGGCAGGATGGCTGGGTCCGGAAGCGGCAGCGCTATCCGACGCAGCTTGGGCTGCATTGCGGCCGAGGCTGGGTGATATGGGTCAGTTCTCCCACCCCGAACTGCCAGAGGCGGCTTCGCTAATCCGCGCCAAGGTCTATGGTGAGCGGCTGCACCAAGCGCAATTCGCCACGATCATAAAAGATGCGATGGCACACCGGCTGTCGGATTTGGATCTGGCTGCCTTCGTAACGGCTTGTGCAGGAGAGCATCTGAGTACCTGTGAAACCATCGCTTTGACCCGTGCCATGCAGGAGGCTGGCAGATCACTGGAATGGGGCGAAGGGCCTGTGCTGGACAAGCATTGCGTTGGCGGATTGCCCGGGAACCGCACCACACCGATCGTAGTGGCCATCGTCGCGGCAGCAGGGCTTGTGATCCCCAAGACATCCAGCCGTGCCATTACTTCGCCTTCAGGGACCGCTGACACAATGGAGGTAATGGCTCCGGTGGCGCTCGATACTGCTGCCATGAGCAAGGTTGTCGAAGCGCAGGGTGGCTGCATCGTTTGGGGCGGAGCCTTGGGGCTTAGCCCGGCCGACGACATTCTGATCCGCATTGAGCGGCCTCTCGACTTTGACAGCGACGGGCAATTGGTTGCCAGCATTCTCTCCAAAAAGGCGGCGGCCGGATCGGACCGTGTCGTGATCGACATCCCTGTGGGGCCCACCGCGAAAGTGCGTTCGGAAAATGCGGCCGAAGCCCTGTCGGCGCGGCTGCGCGCCACAGCCCGGGCGATTGGATTGGACCTGGCGATTCATGTCAGCGACGGCAGCCAGCCAGTAGGGTGCGGGATCGGTCCGGCACTCGAGGCAATGGATGTGCTGAAGGTGCTGCGCCGTACACCAGATGCGCCGGGCGATCTGAGAGAACGGGCGCTGGTACTGGCTGGGCTCCTGCTGGAAATGAGCGGAGAAACCGCAGGCGTTGAGCGGGCGAGGGTTTTGCTCGACAGCGGCGCGGCGGAGCATCGGTTCATGGCGATATGCGCGGCTCAGGGCGGGTTTGCCGAGCCGGCTAAAGCCCCCTACCGGATACCTTTTGTAGCCCCTTGCGATGGAGTGATCACAGCTATCGACAACCGCCTTATTGCCCGGGTGGCAAAACTGGCCGGGGCCCCGCAGCAGGCCCGCGCAGGGGTGTTGCTTATGGCGCGGCCCGGGACACTGGTCCAGCTCGGACAACCCCTGTTCGAAATCTGGGCTGAGACGCCGGGCGAATTGGCCTATGCCAGCGATTTTTCCAGCGCGCAGAAAGAGATTTTCCGCATTGAGGTGCCAAAATGA
- a CDS encoding DsbA family protein, producing the protein MIRPKRILPLLCLTFLPLPGLAKELTEAEIKQLVYEAILERPEIIMQAVEMLQLDQDAAKAEAARVVLDNNRATLERDPNAPVLGNPEGDVTVVEFFDYNCPYCRRAMAPVQGLLKDDDNVRLVYREWPILGEGSVFAARAALASRKQGKYEEFHWALMGMEGRATEASVIRIARETGLDVEQLRRDMDAPEVEEHIATSMALSRKLGFNGTPSFVIGENLIPGFVEQPQLQELVKQAREAAD; encoded by the coding sequence ATGATCCGTCCTAAACGTATTTTGCCGTTACTCTGTCTTACCTTTTTGCCTTTGCCCGGCTTGGCCAAAGAATTGACAGAGGCGGAGATCAAGCAACTGGTCTATGAGGCAATCCTGGAGCGGCCCGAAATCATCATGCAGGCGGTCGAAATGCTGCAGCTTGACCAGGACGCCGCCAAAGCTGAAGCTGCTCGGGTGGTTCTTGACAACAACCGTGCCACGCTGGAACGCGATCCCAACGCCCCGGTTCTGGGCAATCCCGAAGGGGATGTAACAGTTGTCGAGTTCTTCGACTACAACTGCCCCTATTGCCGCCGTGCGATGGCTCCGGTGCAGGGGCTGCTGAAAGATGATGACAATGTCCGGCTGGTCTACCGCGAGTGGCCCATCCTGGGCGAGGGTTCTGTCTTTGCTGCACGTGCCGCTCTGGCGTCGCGCAAACAAGGCAAGTACGAAGAATTCCATTGGGCGCTGATGGGAATGGAGGGCAGGGCCACAGAGGCTTCGGTCATCCGTATCGCACGTGAAACCGGGCTGGACGTGGAACAGCTGCGCCGGGACATGGACGCGCCGGAGGTGGAGGAGCATATTGCCACTTCTATGGCGCTGTCGCGCAAGTTGGGCTTCAACGGCACGCCCTCTTTCGTAATTGGCGAAAACTTGATTCCCGGTTTTGTTGAGCAACCGCAACTGCAAGAATTGGTAAAACAGGCACGCGAAGCTGCGGATTAA
- a CDS encoding MBL fold metallo-hydrolase RNA specificity domain-containing protein, which translates to MSKSQQPTLRFLGATGTVTGSRYLVEWRGRRILIDCGLFQGFKQLRLRNRKPFPVRPRSIDTVLLTHAHLDHSGYIPALVKAGFAGKVICTQSTKELCGLILPDSGHLQEEEASFARRKKFSVHARPTPLYTQKDAQKALSKLETVPFDTPVDLGDGITANFIPAGHLLGAAQIRLCLGSTALHFSGDLGRQSDPLMRSPTPFAGADVLVCESTYGNRQHEPVDAEAQLSRVIRRVIGRGGTILIPAFAVGRAQGLMYHIARLCRRGDIPEVPVFLNSPMATNATEIYHRHHKEHKVSWAECSDMFELAKRVRSVEESKQINTMPFPKIIISASGMLTGGRILHHVLSYGGDRRNAILLSGFQASGTRGAALAAGADHLRIFGRDIPIEAEVISLGSLSGHADANELLEWLGAAPVPPRMTYVTHGEPEAADALRFRINHELGWKARVPEHLETISLETPR; encoded by the coding sequence ATGAGCAAGTCGCAGCAACCGACCCTGCGCTTCCTCGGGGCCACCGGGACCGTCACTGGATCCCGCTACCTCGTTGAATGGCGCGGTCGCAGGATCCTGATCGATTGCGGACTGTTTCAAGGGTTCAAGCAGCTCCGCTTGCGCAATCGGAAGCCTTTTCCGGTCCGGCCTCGATCTATCGATACTGTTCTCCTGACACATGCACATCTCGATCATTCCGGCTATATCCCTGCGCTGGTTAAGGCAGGGTTCGCGGGCAAGGTCATTTGCACACAATCGACCAAGGAATTGTGCGGCTTGATCCTGCCCGACAGTGGACATCTGCAGGAGGAAGAGGCGTCCTTTGCCCGCCGAAAGAAGTTTTCGGTCCATGCCCGCCCGACCCCCCTTTACACGCAAAAGGATGCGCAGAAGGCGCTGAGCAAGCTGGAAACTGTACCATTCGACACGCCAGTCGATTTAGGCGACGGGATCACGGCCAACTTCATCCCGGCAGGGCATTTGCTTGGAGCGGCGCAAATACGATTATGCCTTGGTAGCACGGCATTGCATTTCAGCGGTGACCTCGGCCGTCAAAGCGACCCTCTGATGCGCTCTCCAACCCCGTTTGCGGGGGCGGACGTCCTCGTGTGTGAATCCACCTATGGCAACCGCCAGCATGAGCCTGTCGATGCCGAAGCGCAGCTCTCCCGTGTTATCCGCCGAGTTATCGGGCGGGGCGGAACAATCCTCATCCCGGCCTTTGCGGTAGGGCGGGCACAGGGGCTGATGTATCACATCGCGCGGCTTTGCAGACGCGGTGATATTCCCGAAGTGCCGGTCTTTCTAAACAGCCCGATGGCAACAAATGCCACCGAAATTTATCACCGCCATCACAAGGAGCATAAGGTCAGTTGGGCCGAATGCTCGGATATGTTTGAACTCGCCAAGCGTGTGCGTTCTGTTGAGGAATCCAAGCAGATCAACACCATGCCTTTCCCCAAAATCATCATTTCAGCCAGCGGCATGCTGACTGGAGGACGTATTTTGCATCACGTTCTTTCATATGGAGGGGATCGCCGTAACGCGATCCTGTTGTCGGGGTTTCAAGCCAGCGGAACGCGCGGTGCTGCGCTTGCCGCCGGAGCAGATCACTTGCGCATCTTTGGGCGTGACATCCCGATCGAGGCCGAGGTGATCTCTCTGGGCAGCTTGTCCGGCCATGCCGATGCCAACGAGCTGCTTGAATGGCTGGGCGCTGCGCCGGTCCCTCCCCGGATGACCTATGTAACTCACGGTGAGCCAGAAGCGGCCGACGCGCTGCGTTTTCGCATCAACCATGAACTGGGCTGGAAAGCGAGGGTGCCAGAGCACCTTGAAACAATCAGTTTGGAGACGCCGCGATGA
- a CDS encoding ribose-phosphate diphosphokinase: protein MRPVLIPFHNMRPLADQLAALIGAEVAPVDWHRFPDGESRITLHGDLEGRESVILCSLCDPDRHAMPLRFAADTAREMGAVHAGLIAPYLGYMRQDRRFHSGEAVSARLFARFLEESFDWLVTVDPHLHRIQALDELFAIPAGRVSAAPLLAQWIAESVENPVLVGPDSESRQWVAEVASLVGCPYEVLRKVRSGDRRVEVSKSGRQWRCSGTPVLVDDIASSGRTLVGAIERLAEAGAKPPLCAVIHAVFAGQAHAEILAAGASQVVTTDTIPHESNAIGIAPLLAEAANHTLAALTLQ, encoded by the coding sequence ATGAGACCCGTTCTGATCCCATTTCACAATATGCGTCCACTGGCAGATCAACTGGCGGCGCTGATCGGGGCAGAAGTGGCGCCAGTGGACTGGCACCGGTTTCCGGATGGCGAGAGCCGGATAACCCTGCATGGTGATCTCGAAGGCCGCGAGTCGGTGATCCTGTGTTCTTTGTGTGACCCGGACCGGCATGCGATGCCGCTGCGCTTTGCCGCTGATACGGCGCGCGAGATGGGCGCTGTACACGCCGGTCTAATTGCGCCCTATCTGGGGTACATGCGCCAGGACCGGAGGTTCCACTCTGGAGAGGCGGTTAGCGCCAGATTGTTCGCCCGTTTCCTCGAGGAAAGCTTTGACTGGCTTGTGACGGTGGATCCGCATCTGCATCGGATCCAGGCCCTTGATGAGTTGTTTGCCATTCCCGCTGGCCGGGTTTCTGCTGCGCCACTGCTGGCACAGTGGATCGCGGAGAGTGTTGAAAATCCGGTGCTGGTTGGCCCCGATAGCGAAAGCCGGCAATGGGTTGCGGAGGTCGCTTCGCTCGTTGGCTGTCCATACGAGGTTTTGCGCAAGGTGCGTTCCGGCGACCGCAGAGTTGAGGTTAGCAAATCCGGCCGCCAGTGGAGATGTTCCGGCACACCAGTTCTAGTCGATGATATTGCGTCCTCGGGGAGAACATTGGTGGGGGCAATCGAACGGCTGGCGGAAGCCGGAGCCAAGCCGCCTCTGTGTGCGGTAATCCATGCAGTCTTTGCCGGGCAAGCTCACGCCGAGATTCTGGCCGCCGGGGCAAGCCAAGTCGTGACCACCGATACGATTCCTCATGAAAGCAATGCTATCGGCATCGCCCCGCTTCTAGCCGAGGCGGCAAATCATACGCTGGCTGCGTTGACCTTACAGTGA
- a CDS encoding multicopper oxidase family protein, which yields MFSRRGFLTAAGAAGVLAELPVRGDALVPDMMELRATVKAVQLLPSDYPKTEIWGYSGGTPGPEIRVPQGGRVRRRFVNDLPQASTVHWHGIRAANSMDGVAGLTQAPVQPRGSFDYDFTVRDAGTYWYHAHNRSVEQVARGLHGPLIVDEKAPPDIDRDITLVLDDWLLEPDGGQLNPDFETRHDRSHAGRLGNFISTNGQSAWTQSVKRHERLRLRLINASNARIFMLALVNFEGWVMALDGMPLPAPKTVSGDLLLGPGQRADLLVDVTAGDGEEAFLARIEDNQGYAQAAFPVRGVSSSARRGSPAPLPPNPAMEVTGLDAARELRLDMAGGAMGSLRSAVLNGQNTGFRQMVEANQFWAFNGTVGMTQTPLATVARGETVRVTVSNDTAFPHAMHLHGMHFRTVNADGSMGHLRDTLLSFAGESHEIAFVADNPGDWAFHCHMLSHAASGMMTWIRVQA from the coding sequence ATGTTTTCAAGACGAGGGTTTCTGACAGCGGCGGGTGCCGCTGGCGTGTTGGCGGAATTGCCGGTCCGGGGGGATGCCCTGGTGCCGGACATGATGGAGTTGCGCGCCACCGTCAAAGCGGTGCAGCTACTGCCGTCAGACTACCCAAAAACTGAGATTTGGGGTTATTCAGGCGGCACGCCGGGACCGGAAATCCGGGTGCCCCAAGGCGGCCGGGTGCGACGGCGTTTTGTCAACGATCTGCCGCAGGCAAGCACGGTCCATTGGCACGGCATCCGCGCGGCGAATTCGATGGATGGGGTTGCTGGGCTTACCCAGGCACCGGTTCAGCCACGGGGCAGCTTCGACTATGATTTCACCGTTCGGGATGCAGGCACCTATTGGTATCACGCGCACAACCGGTCCGTCGAACAGGTGGCGCGCGGACTGCACGGCCCGCTCATTGTTGACGAAAAGGCACCTCCGGATATTGACCGGGATATCACACTGGTACTCGATGACTGGCTGCTGGAACCTGATGGCGGGCAGCTAAATCCAGACTTCGAGACGCGCCATGACCGGTCACATGCTGGCCGGTTGGGCAATTTCATTTCGACCAACGGACAGTCAGCCTGGACCCAATCGGTCAAGCGGCATGAGCGGCTCCGGCTTCGGCTGATCAATGCCTCCAACGCTAGGATCTTCATGCTGGCGCTGGTCAACTTCGAGGGCTGGGTGATGGCGCTGGACGGGATGCCGCTGCCAGCACCCAAGACCGTTTCGGGAGATTTGCTGCTCGGTCCCGGCCAGCGTGCTGATCTCCTTGTAGATGTCACAGCCGGAGACGGCGAAGAGGCGTTTCTCGCGCGGATCGAGGACAATCAAGGCTATGCCCAGGCTGCCTTCCCGGTGCGCGGCGTGTCCAGTAGCGCCCGGCGCGGTTCCCCGGCGCCGCTTCCGCCGAACCCGGCGATGGAGGTGACGGGGTTGGATGCTGCGAGGGAGCTGCGGCTTGACATGGCTGGCGGAGCAATGGGTTCGCTGCGCAGTGCTGTTCTTAACGGGCAGAACACCGGGTTCCGGCAAATGGTGGAGGCGAACCAGTTCTGGGCCTTCAACGGTACTGTTGGCATGACGCAGACTCCGCTGGCCACGGTGGCGCGGGGCGAGACTGTCCGGGTCACAGTGTCCAACGACACAGCATTCCCGCACGCTATGCATCTGCACGGGATGCATTTCCGCACCGTAAATGCCGATGGCTCGATGGGCCACCTGCGCGACACGCTTCTCAGCTTTGCCGGCGAAAGCCACGAGATTGCTTTTGTTGCCGATAATCCCGGCGATTGGGCATTCCACTGTCACATGCTTTCGCATGCGGCCTCTGGCATGATGACCTGGATCCGGGTGCAGGCATGA
- a CDS encoding DUF5676 family membrane protein codes for MFAILYFATAALLVFAVLRLGCGPCATGHVSEVGPENVMAPPRIPVVKLGWALSIFLAVTYMLCVGFDLIFPQYAMYRAWISLMPGMTWLTATSFLIGLAEAFAYGWFVALVFGPIFNVIAARG; via the coding sequence GTGTTTGCCATACTCTATTTTGCGACTGCAGCTCTGCTAGTCTTTGCTGTGCTGCGGCTTGGATGCGGCCCTTGCGCAACGGGTCATGTTTCTGAGGTCGGCCCCGAAAACGTGATGGCGCCCCCGCGTATCCCTGTCGTCAAGCTGGGCTGGGCGCTGAGCATTTTCCTGGCCGTGACTTATATGCTGTGTGTCGGCTTCGATCTGATCTTTCCGCAGTATGCGATGTACCGCGCTTGGATCTCGCTGATGCCTGGCATGACGTGGCTCACAGCAACTTCCTTCCTGATCGGTCTAGCAGAAGCCTTTGCCTACGGTTGGTTCGTGGCACTCGTATTTGGGCCAATTTTCAACGTGATCGCCGCGCGTGGATGA
- a CDS encoding SHOCT domain-containing protein: protein MKRQVATLAIVLLPLASAVAWADTSGDWDRGYGHMMWAGGFGMLGALMMLLFWGAFIALIVVAVRWLTDKRSAGPDTSSDALKVLRSRFAQGEIDEEEFRRRKAALDE from the coding sequence ATGAAACGACAGGTTGCAACTCTGGCAATTGTGCTTCTGCCCTTGGCTTCTGCTGTGGCTTGGGCGGATACTTCGGGTGACTGGGACCGGGGATATGGCCACATGATGTGGGCAGGCGGCTTCGGTATGCTCGGCGCCCTGATGATGCTGCTGTTCTGGGGAGCGTTTATTGCTCTCATCGTAGTGGCGGTGCGATGGCTGACTGACAAGCGTAGCGCAGGCCCGGACACCTCTAGTGACGCGCTGAAGGTGCTGCGCAGCAGGTTTGCCCAAGGTGAAATCGACGAAGAAGAGTTCAGGCGCCGCAAGGCCGCACTCGACGAATGA
- a CDS encoding L,D-transpeptidase, which produces MLRRDFIVGAGALTVLGSKGSAHTPTLPVYDMPEELLPREVRIQNDLTPYEVHVDPEQFALYWTLPEGRAIRYAVGIGRPGLYEAGEFYVGAKKVWPSWKPTPDMIQREPHRYARFADGMPGGLGNPLGSRALYLFQPGRGDTFLRIHGTNEPDTIGRRVSNGCARLVNDQMINLYDRVPLDTRVVLHPVVNLPA; this is translated from the coding sequence ATGCTGAGACGGGATTTCATTGTCGGGGCAGGGGCGTTGACGGTGCTGGGTTCAAAGGGCAGCGCGCATACGCCAACGCTTCCGGTCTACGATATGCCCGAAGAGCTTTTGCCGCGCGAGGTGCGCATCCAGAACGACCTTACGCCATATGAGGTGCATGTGGATCCAGAGCAGTTCGCACTGTACTGGACGCTGCCTGAGGGCCGCGCGATCCGTTATGCGGTCGGGATTGGCCGGCCTGGCCTGTACGAGGCGGGCGAATTCTATGTCGGCGCGAAAAAGGTGTGGCCCAGTTGGAAGCCGACACCGGACATGATACAGCGCGAACCGCACCGCTATGCCAGGTTTGCCGATGGCATGCCCGGTGGTCTCGGTAATCCACTTGGCTCACGCGCGCTTTATCTGTTTCAGCCCGGGCGCGGGGATACGTTTCTGCGTATTCACGGCACCAATGAACCGGACACAATCGGACGGCGCGTGTCGAATGGTTGTGCAAGGCTGGTAAACGATCAGATGATCAACCTCTACGACAGGGTGCCGTTGGATACCCGGGTTGTGCTTCACCCCGTGGTGAACTTGCCAGCCTGA
- a CDS encoding c-type cytochrome, protein MTRAVISAAAVLAVAGVAAAWVFRPSFPVAPMADAVSVAQGKVLYAEYCASCHGANLEGQPNWRGPGEDGRLPAPPHDETGHTWHHSDRMLFEYTKLGGQAALANSGVALDSGMPGFGSQLSDAQIRGILNFIKSAWPEREQRYQAERTEVEAQQEGRNQ, encoded by the coding sequence ATGACGCGGGCGGTCATCAGTGCGGCGGCGGTGCTGGCGGTCGCCGGAGTTGCAGCGGCGTGGGTTTTCCGGCCTTCTTTCCCGGTCGCGCCAATGGCTGATGCGGTGTCAGTTGCACAGGGAAAGGTGCTCTATGCGGAGTACTGTGCGTCTTGCCACGGGGCAAATCTTGAGGGCCAGCCGAATTGGCGCGGCCCAGGGGAGGATGGCCGCCTGCCGGCGCCTCCGCATGATGAGACGGGCCACACTTGGCACCATTCTGACCGAATGCTGTTCGAATATACCAAATTGGGGGGGCAGGCTGCGCTAGCAAACAGCGGAGTCGCCTTGGACAGCGGCATGCCAGGCTTTGGCAGCCAGCTGAGTGATGCGCAAATTCGCGGTATCCTGAATTTCATAAAATCAGCTTGGCCCGAGCGCGAGCAGCGGTACCAAGCAGAAAGAACAGAAGTAGAAGCCCAGCAAGAAGGAAGAAACCAATGA
- a CDS encoding TVP38/TMEM64 family protein yields the protein MLRTGRLPDFRRRHRSVLAVMAVALLMVLVLWKADALPPAMTRADITAWVDAAGILGPLVIVGLMTMAIVASPLPSAPVAVAAGAAYGHLLGTGLVALGAELGAIIAFLIARRLGRSAIQRYLGAKLETGLMGSQNALMLTVFGSRLLPFVSFDLISYAAGLTALRFWRFALATAAGILPASFILAHLGSELAGPDGPGAIWAVLGLGLLTGAPLLWATWKREQGG from the coding sequence ATGCTGCGCACAGGACGATTACCGGATTTCCGTCGCCGCCACAGGTCGGTGCTAGCGGTTATGGCCGTCGCTTTGTTGATGGTGCTTGTTCTTTGGAAGGCTGATGCTTTGCCGCCTGCAATGACGCGTGCAGACATTACAGCTTGGGTCGATGCGGCTGGCATCTTGGGGCCGCTGGTGATCGTAGGGCTGATGACTATGGCGATCGTTGCCAGCCCTTTGCCTTCAGCTCCTGTAGCGGTGGCAGCCGGGGCGGCCTACGGGCATTTGCTGGGCACCGGTCTCGTTGCACTGGGGGCCGAGTTGGGAGCGATCATCGCCTTTCTGATTGCCCGGCGATTGGGGCGCTCGGCTATCCAGCGCTATCTGGGCGCTAAGCTTGAGACAGGTCTCATGGGATCGCAGAATGCACTGATGCTGACGGTGTTTGGCAGCCGCCTTTTGCCCTTCGTCTCATTTGACTTGATCAGCTATGCAGCAGGGCTGACTGCATTGCGGTTCTGGCGCTTCGCACTCGCAACCGCGGCTGGCATTTTGCCAGCGAGCTTCATCCTGGCGCATCTTGGCAGTGAGCTGGCCGGGCCTGATGGACCTGGTGCCATCTGGGCAGTGCTGGGGCTAGGGCTGCTGACCGGAGCGCCTCTTCTTTGGGCAACCTGGAAGCGAGAGCAAGGCGGTTGA